One Nesterenkonia populi DNA window includes the following coding sequences:
- a CDS encoding helix-turn-helix domain-containing protein, giving the protein MAMQDKKASADQQLVSLAEAAEQFGVSVKTIRRRIADGTVHGYRVGRLIRVDLNELQQQLLVEIPSLK; this is encoded by the coding sequence ATGGCAATGCAGGACAAGAAGGCATCAGCCGATCAGCAGCTGGTCTCGCTCGCGGAAGCGGCTGAACAGTTCGGCGTCTCGGTGAAGACCATTCGACGCCGCATCGCTGACGGCACAGTACATGGTTACCGTGTCGGGCGACTGATCCGGGTGGACCTCAACGAGCTCCAGCAACAGCTGCTGGTAGAGATCCCCTCGTTGAAGTAG
- a CDS encoding single-stranded DNA-binding protein — translation MAIHTQQSFSGFIASAPQLSYTENGDPRLFVKVGKEHYQREADGSFTQKDTTFHNLVAFKAAAEQGHERLAKGDKIIAEGYVREYEYTDANGLTAPGEEFVARRIGHDMARTRYEVDRTPRRSVERDAAGFEAPQRQNPQSEPPNLSL, via the coding sequence ATGGCGATCCATACCCAGCAGTCATTCTCCGGTTTCATCGCCTCAGCACCGCAGCTGAGCTACACCGAAAACGGTGACCCGCGCTTGTTCGTCAAGGTGGGCAAGGAGCACTACCAGCGCGAGGCCGATGGGTCGTTCACGCAGAAGGACACCACCTTCCACAACCTGGTGGCCTTCAAAGCCGCCGCCGAGCAGGGCCATGAACGCCTGGCCAAGGGCGACAAGATCATCGCCGAAGGCTACGTGCGCGAATACGAATACACCGACGCTAACGGGCTGACCGCTCCCGGTGAGGAGTTCGTGGCCCGCCGGATCGGTCATGACATGGCCCGCACCCGCTACGAGGTGGACCGCACACCCCGCCGCAGTGTCGAACGCGACGCCGCAGGGTTCGAGGCACCCCAGCGGCAGAACCCGCAGTCCGAACCGCCCAACCTCAGCCTCTGA